The Candidatus Woesearchaeota archaeon sequence CATTGATGTACTCCGCGATTGCCCATTCAACACCCATCGTGCCTGTAATCGCGTGAATGATGAGAAGATTATATTCTTGATTGTAGTAAAGCCCGACTGGCGGTACAAGTTCATTATCATGAACAACAACAGTCGCAGGCATTTCTTCTATCCAAAAAGTTCCGATAAGTTCGCATTTCAAATGTTGAAGAAGATATTCTGTGGTAATTGTTCCGACGAGACCAAATCCAGGGAAGCCTTCGATGATCGTGACGTTCTTTGGTTTTTTTGTAAGTTGAACTTGTTGCATACTGTATTTTTGTGGAAAGGGGTATTTATAGATGTCGGTTTTTTGGCTTTAGAAATCTACTTTTGAAGCACATGCCCTCTCAATGCTGCAAATACATTCCTAAAATCAGGAGTATAATTATTTCTTCTCTCTTCATTTTCTAAATCTCTTTTTGTTTCTTCTATTGGTTTCCACAGAAGCGCTTCTGTTTCTGCTCTATCAAAGAAGTACTCTGTATTTTTTCCCTCAGGACTAATGCCCCAATAAATTTGTATGTGCTCTCGATTATATACTTCCCTCTCTCCACTTCCAAAACGAGTTCTATTTATTATTTTTGGACCCATGTTAAGTGCTAATCCTTTTGGCAATCTTGCTTTTCCAAACGCAAGCTCTTCTCTTGTTTCTCTATATCCTGCTTTTTTATATGTTTCTCCTTCATCAACATGTCCTGCCGCAGAAGTTTGGTATTGTAAACTTCCTTGTTTTTTCTTTCCACTTCGTAATTGAAGAAGAAGTTCTTCTAAATCTTCATTGTCAAAAATAAAAATGTGAACAGATCGATGCCATGCTCCTGTTTTATGCGCTTCATCATAAGGAATAGTTCCAATCACTTTATCAAACTTGTCTACTTCATCGATGTACCTCACTCCAGCTAGTCGCGTTCTTGCAGTAAGGTATCTCGGGTTTCTATTCATATAAGAGTGGAAAGCAGCACGCCTTTTAATCCTTTTTATAAGGTCTTTAATATTGTCTGCTTTTCTTTTTCTTGCCGTGTCAAAAGGTCATAATCTTTATAAATAGACTTTCACTTCTCTGTATCTAACTTATAGATATGTCACTCTTTAATGGGTGTAAAAATTTGGGGGAAATAGAAGTGCCTGCAGTAGTAAATGGGAGAAGTCGAGATCCTGGTCGAATGACTCTTGAAGCAAGTGTTCTTCAGTGCGAACCAGTTTTAAAAGAATCTATTGCTATGTACGGCGCTCGTGTTGTGGGCAAAGACACGATTACTGACGCACTTTCTGAGGATACTCGCTTTCGAAAAATAAGTAGTCATGCCCCTTTTCGACAAGCTCGCGCAGGTGAAGAATTTGCAGTTGCATCAGGAATAGAAGCACGAAGTCGTACACTTACACAGTTACAAGAAGATCCTCTTGGTTATGTTGCGTGGTTTACTGTTGATGACGATCTTTACGCAATTTCTCCACACGCGTTTGATGGCGTTGAGATTCCTATTGTTCATATTACGGGAATCAATGGATTAAACGCTCTTAAAAAATATCCAACACTTCCCTATAAGCTTCGTGTTCTTATAACTACTGATCCAACACAAGAAGATCATCTTCGTTCTCGCGTTATTTCACGTCTTCAAGGAAAAAGGCAACTCCCTCTTGATTTTAGTTATGACGCCGCAGATGCTGAGCAGCGCACATTGATTAATCGAAGATTACAACAAAGCATTGATAGTATTCGTGAATTTGAAGAGCAAGACGCAGTGAACTATCATGCTGTATTTGTGAACAATGCATTGCGTTCCGATGATCTTCGTCCATTCATTTATCCTCGTCGAGCAGAACAGCATGATTACGATATTCTTGCGACAGACATTGCAAGAAGAATAAAAGCTCTTTTTGAAATTTACAGTGAGTTTAATCGCGCAGCTACTGGAAGAGATATTGTTCCTGCGCACCTTCATAACAGGTATGTTACTGCATGCTCCACTGATCTTTTTACACGAAAGCCTTCTGTCCTTAAAGTAGGGAGACGGTTATCAGAGGGTCTCCTTGATGAGACTGTTCCACGATATGCACGAGAACGTGGATTACAGGAATCTCTTCTTCAAGAATTAGTTGCTTCAATAAAAATAGTTGATATTGATTCTGGATCAAGGACATCCGGATCGCAAGGAAGATTCAGTATTTATTTACAGCCTTCAGAAGCAGGTCCAGTTTCTCTCCAAGACATTAAAGAAAAACGCGCAGGCACAGATTATTTTGTTCTTCGCGCGTTAGGAGAACGCGTGACTGAAAGACGCGGAACCTGGTGCCGTTATGACGTTCGTGATGGTCTTCTATATGGTGTTTCTTTCTCCTTAACAGATAGAATTCCCGCAGGGCAGGGTCCGGGTATGTATCATGAATTATGGGTAGGATTTAGGTAATATTATTGTGCTCAATCACCATTAAACCATTTCTCAAGAAATCATTTCATCTTCTCAACAGGCTTTCCTTCTTCAAGATAATACGTTGCTGTTGCTTCGAGATTACTCACAATTAGTTCTAATGTCTGTCTGCAATAGACACAAAGCATAATATCTTCTAATGAGACTATCTTTTTCGCGTTTTCAATATCTTTTAGAATACGATCTCTGTGCTCGTATATTTTTGAGAATTTATTGATATCGTATTTGTAGAACAATTCATAATACATTCGTACTGTCTGGAATATCTGATTGAGTATTGCTTCTGTTTTTGGATGCAGTTTTTTCGCTTTCATAACATCTCGCGCAGAATATTTGACAATATCTGCAATCTTGTATAAATTAAATAAAATGACGTGAAGCAATGAGTTTTTGTATTTCTGTGAATATCCAATCTTGTTCAGAAGCCGCATACAATACGTCATAAAAATAACAATATTATCATACTTTTCCTCGATGGTTTGCAAATGAAGCATATCTTTTTCTTTTGCTCCTTTGAGCAAATCTTCACAAATGTCTAATAATAAAAGAAATGTTCTTCTGAACATGAGTTCAAAATCATCAAATGATGCTTTTGATATGCTTTTGTACACAAAGTAATTTTCTTTTTGTTCAATGATTTGCATTCCTACCCAACGTTGTAGTTCTTTATGCAAAAGGCTTGTTACTAAGATTGATTCTCCTGTTCTATAATGTGGCGCAGTTTTATTGTTAAATACGACTTTAATGACGTCATACCCTCGTCGGTACGCACTTCTGAGCGCATAAGCAATACAGGTTTTGTCAAGACCAGTGACATCAAGAGTGATCTCCATTTCTTGATCTTCCCGCTTCGTTGAAACTTCAAGCATATTGTCTTTTTCAACGACTTCCAGTTCATCGCCTTTTTTGACATTATACTTTTTAGTCCATTGTCTTGGAAGAGAAATTAATTGTGTTGAATCAGCGATCTGAATTACTTTTCGTCCCATAGTGTATAGAATCACTTAGGGATATATATATTTTGCTATGCTTTTATATAATCCTTATCTTTTATCAGTTCTTCTCTATTTTCCTTAAAGAAAGCTACACAATCCACACTTTCTCGTCAATCACTGCAACAAGAACTTCTTTCTTTTCTCCTTTTTGATATATTTCTGGATTCTCTATTTGTACACTTTGGTATGTTTCTGGATGAAGGATTTCAACATGAGGATATTCTTTTGTGACTTGTACTCTTCTGAACGTTTCTGGTGTTGCGCAGATTCTCATCTTTGTTTTTTCGTCAATCGTTGTTCGTTTCCCATT is a genomic window containing:
- a CDS encoding NUDIX domain-containing protein, encoding MNRNPRYLTARTRLAGVRYIDEVDKFDKVIGTIPYDEAHKTGAWHRSVHIFIFDNEDLEELLLQLRSGKKKQGSLQYQTSAAGHVDEGETYKKAGYRETREELAFGKARLPKGLALNMGPKIINRTRFGSGEREVYNREHIQIYWGISPEGKNTEYFFDRAETEALLWKPIEETKRDLENEERRNNYTPDFRNVFAALRGHVLQK
- a CDS encoding AbrB/MazE/SpoVT family DNA-binding domain-containing protein; translated protein: MGRKVIQIADSTQLISLPRQWTKKYNVKKGDELEVVEKDNMLEVSTKREDQEMEITLDVTGLDKTCIAYALRSAYRRGYDVIKVVFNNKTAPHYRTGESILVTSLLHKELQRWVGMQIIEQKENYFVYKSISKASFDDFELMFRRTFLLLLDICEDLLKGAKEKDMLHLQTIEEKYDNIVIFMTYCMRLLNKIGYSQKYKNSLLHVILFNLYKIADIVKYSARDVMKAKKLHPKTEAILNQIFQTVRMYYELFYKYDINKFSKIYEHRDRILKDIENAKKIVSLEDIMLCVYCRQTLELIVSNLEATATYYLEEGKPVEKMK